From the genome of Melitaea cinxia chromosome 12, ilMelCinx1.1, whole genome shotgun sequence, one region includes:
- the LOC123658365 gene encoding UDP-N-acetylglucosamine transferase subunit ALG13 homolog: protein MQPVYKKCFVTVGTTRFDLLCKYMHSSPVLLALRKIGCEEITMQIGNSDFEPGDFEKNGIKLYLYRFKDTLKADISNADLIISHAGAGSCLEALDANKPLLVVVNEDLMDNHQLELADQLQVDGHLYYCTCDTLVSTLETVDFSLLAPMSKPRPLAFVNYIDSVFKVKGQS, encoded by the coding sequence ATGCAACCagtgtataaaaaatgtttcgtAACAGTTGGAACGACACGTTTCGATctcttatgtaaatatatgcATTCGTCGCCGGTTCTGCTTGCTTTAAGAAAAATAGGATGTGAAGAAATTACCATGCAAATAGGAAACAGCGACTTTGAACCAGGTGATTTCGAGAAAAACGGTATAAAATTATACCTTTACAGATTCAAAGACACACTAAAGGCGGATATAAGTAACGCCGATTTAATAATAAGTCATGCCGGTGCTGGCAGTTGCCTAGAGGCTTTGGATGCGAATAAACCACTACTAGTCGTAGTAAATGAAGATTTAATGGATAATCATCAATTAGAGTTAGCAGATCAGTTGCAAGTCGATGGACATCTTTATTATTGCACATGTGATACATTAGTGAGCACTTTAGAGACAGTAGACTTCAGTCTGTTAGCACCAATGTCCAAACCTAGGCCTCTCGCTTTTGTTAACTATATAGATAGTGTATTTAAGGTTAAGGGACAATCATAA
- the LOC123658309 gene encoding transmembrane emp24 domain-containing protein eca — MILFNLASFVSFLLVLDVTSALYFHIAEAERKCFIEEIPDDTTVIVNYKVELYDPRSGGFMPSSPGIGMHVEVRDPNDQVVLSRVYSSEGMISFTSTTPGEHVICMYSNSTSWFSGSQLRVHLDIQVGEHAVDYANIAQNDKLSELQLRIRQLLDQVHQITKEQSYQRHREERFRQTSESTNQRVLWWSLLQTAVLVGIGYWQMRHLKSFFEAKKLV; from the exons atgattcTGTTTAATTTAGCATCGTTTGTGTCctttttattagtattagatGTAACATCAGcgttatattttcatatagcGGAAGCGGAGAGAAAATGTTTTATAGAGGAAATACCCGACGACACAACTGTAATcg TAAATTATAAGGTGGAATTGTATGACCCTCGATCTGGAGGTTTTATGCCATCGTCTCCTGGTATTGGAATGCACGTAGAAGTCCGGGACCCTAACGACCAAGTGGTGTTGTCTCGAGTGTACTCCTCCGAAGGAATGATATCGTTCACATCTACTACACCTGGTGAACATGTTATTTGCATGTATTCTAACAGCACATCGTGGTTCAGTGGATCACAGCTAAGA gtGCATTTAGATATCCAAGTAGGTGAACATGCAGTTGACTATGCCAATATAGCTCAAAATGACAAGCTGTCCGAACTACAGTTGCGGATCAGACAGCTGCTTGACCAAGTGCATCAGATCACCAAGGAACAGAGTTATCAAAGA CACCGTGAGGAAAGATTCAGACAGACATCAGAGAGCACCAACCAAAGAGTCTTATGGTGGAGTTTACTACAAACAGCTGTCCTTGTAGGCATCGGCTACTGGCAAATGAGACATCTCAAGAGTTTCTTTGAGGCTAagaaattagtttaa
- the LOC123658641 gene encoding uncharacterized protein LOC123658641: MEVNEGGGSHPPASKKRPRPTDEGGGSGPSGCGDERDAYLPYYKPNYKRLYPENSLNTDFKVYVESTNNDRLGNKSPIYLNHIFAMDVKGVTGIQRVNANKIAVIFKQYNTANNFINNTTFLTKYNMKAFIPAAQIEKTGIIRFVPANISNKELYTRLSSIYEIVAIRRFSKKVGQERIPLQTVSITFLSNVLPNNVQYDLFSYRVFEYIPPLLQCYKCFKFNHSAKICNGKQRCSICGGEHLYKECDKPTEISCINCSGPHLAISRLCPIKTKKIIEKKNNISYASVAFTKQVTANETDFPPLPSPKSQPVKSNVIVNKSVNISANKSVQDVNKVKTVHSKDLKSQIISNNDVLMALVQTLVELANKDDSIPTNFKTIKDALLKNLT; encoded by the coding sequence ATGGAGGTAAACGAGGGGGGCGGGTCTCACCCGCCCGCCTCAAAAAAACGGCCACGGCCTACGGATGAAGGAGGAGGCTCTGGACCATCTGGCTGCGGTGATGAGCGAGATGCGTATTTACCGTACTACAAACCGAATTACAAAAGACTGTATCCGGAAAACTcactaaacacagattttaaagtATATGTAGAATCCACAAATAACGATAGATTGGGTAACAAGAGCCCTATATACTTAAATCATATTTTCGCAATGGATGTAAAAGGTGTGACGGGTATTCAGAGGGTGAATGCAAAtaaaatagcagttatttttaagcaatataATACGGCCAATAACTTCATTAATAACACTACTTTCCTCACAAAATATAACATGAAGGCGTTCATACCGGCAGCGCAAATTGAAAAAACTGGCATCATTAGATTCGTTCCAGCGAATATATCTAACAAAGAACTTTACACAAGACTTTCTTCAATTTATGAAATAGTGGCAATAAGAAGGTTTTCAAAGAAAGTAGGACAAGAGCGCATTCCATTGCAGACTGTAAGCATAACCTTTTTATCTAATGTACTGCCTAATAATGTACAATATGATCTATTCTCGTACAGAGTTTTCGAATACATTCCACCATTACTACAATGTTAtaagtgttttaaatttaatcattcaGCAAAGATTTGTAACGGTAAACAAAGATGTAGTATTTGCGGAGGTGAGCACTTGTATAAGGAATGTGATAAACCAACAGAAATCAGCTGCATAAATTGTAGTGGACCTCATCTTGCGATATCTAGATTATGTCCTATTAAAACAAAGAAGATTATCGAAAAGAAAAACAACATATCTTATGCAAGTGTCGCCTTTACAAAACAAGTCACCGCAAATGAAACAGATTTCCCTCCACTCCCATCACCAAAATCACAACCTGTAAAAAGtaatgttattgtaaataaGTCTGTAAATATCTCTGCAAATAAGTCTGTACAAgatgtaaataaagttaaaacggTCCATTCTAAAGAccttaaaagtcaaataatttCCAACAACGATGTACTTATGGCCCTAGTGCAGACGTTGGTGGAATTAGCCAATAAAGATGACAGTATACCcactaattttaaaactattaaagatgcattattaaaaaacttaacataA
- the LOC123658597 gene encoding DDRGK domain-containing protein 1 — translation MDPFIIAAIISAFVIIALSIAFLRVSQVNPQPGARPRAVAPRDGGPGRVQAVRNQRARMRANAARHQPTLIEEEPALEEEAEEDGIPEAQKLDIDDKMGAKKRAKLEAKMEKKKAREAEEQMREMKKKRDEEMEEERRKLEEKREEEERKVEEAARKLEEERKKREQEEYEALKAAFTVEGEGFDENQEQDQENMLKQFIDYIKAQKVVLLEDLAGHFKIKTQAAIDRLTDLQASGELTGVIDDRGKFIYISQKELEDVAKFIKQRGRVSISELAESSNDLINLSPVTVT, via the exons ATGGACCCTTTCATTATAGCAGCTATTATTAGCGCTTTTGTAATTATTGCTTTATCAATAGCGTTCTTACGTGTCTCACAGGTAAATCCACAAC CTGGAGCAAGACCACGGGCAGTTGCTCCAAGAGATGGAGGTCCAGGCAGGGTACAAGCTGTTAGAAATCAAAGGGCACGGATGAGAGCTAACG CCGCTAGACACCAGCCAACATTGATAGAAGAGGAACCAGCGTTAGAAGAGGAAGCTGAAGAAGATGGCATCCCTGAAGCACAAAAATTGGACATTGACGACAAAATGGGAGCTAAG AAACGTGCAAAACTAGAAGCGAAAATGGAGAAAAAGAAAGCAAGAGAAGCTGAAGAACAAATGCGTGAAATGAAGAAAAAACGGGATGAAGAAATGGAAGAGGAGAGACGGAAACTTGAAGAGAAAAGAGAG GAAGAGGAAAGGAAAGTCGAAGAGGCCGCACGTAAACTAGAGGAGGAACGCAAGAAGCGTGAACAAGAAGAATATGAAGCTTTGAAAGCAGCGTTCACCGTCGAAGGGGAAGGCTTTGATGAAAACCAAGAACAAGATCAGGAGAATATGTTAAAACAATTCATAGACTATATTAAG GCTCAAAAAGTCGTTTTGTTGGAAGACTTAGCAGgacatttcaaaattaaaacacaagCTGCTATTGACCGACTAACAGATTTACAAGCAAGTGGTGAACTAACAGGAGTTATAGATGACAGAGGAAAATTTATATACATCTCACAAAAAGAACTTGAAGATGTTGCTAAATTCATAAAGCAAAGAGGAAGAGTTTCTATATCTGAACTGGCAGAGAGCAGCAATGATTTAATCAATTTAAGCCCTGTTACAGTTACATAG
- the LOC123658643 gene encoding nuclear pore complex protein Nup107, whose amino-acid sequence MSFNSSFPLNSTHRTPLKNKRVRHLLDRDESLNISTILNESATFKTLNDTSLRQVLDESSVLINTGSAGDGLNEAFFEIIQSSRPSIVLDTLARLAQVCCDSLELVEPWNRYNAQNYWLAEEANTWKLILSLFADSISEHPKSFDSVIVEPTLSQQSLVNAYFETDSEVRLLQVIVDWLEATATYQEEATQTAAPVIGNDIHWGNTLHQLLIGSSLYNKEKNTSMITCMDPDAPRRQNKTIHSDDKKDDSDLCKRLFTQVRCGKFQEAVSLCISAGQAWRGAVLQGWKLLHYQPGEVGGTLEVTGNSSRDLWKWCSLGIANNTSENIYYRATIGILCGHLSSALPACQGNWEDLLWAHLRVQIEARVDKFLHEHHATAEANTTPSDVLDLLQNELQVDEMSLQQIFNSVKSLMDGKRESNYQMCQRNLMLGQIRTIMQDSLRWLDSAEERFIRFLAHLVIVLRQMGKDPQHDIGDQILEKYVSQLIDGVIEGACECPELMAYYTSTVPVERQIALYAQLMDRIHKSEHRDKVVQAGCKAGIDVAASARVAIKKAISDIQQGYGNIDLTFTQTTAVEKDKTLINNVISSLEWLSLISNQIEEALWLSNAMIRTFIFIGNTSAALQCVNSTSNLYKDFTNKVPKNSSELREHICLKSYLESIEAFATWYRHYASGQPKDVEPLAPDASFSDKVHHEQRCAQVEQQKARWKNAVLHQSRHTKQLLYNVLLFPGGWLQDENDSTSSHNFTREEKDERTKQLDTLRRLCLPEVAILIFKILQSSDDIENHKEALKISNLIASENRGLYKVFTKSKLLEILDRIKESSLFLIEKGKDILGYEMDE is encoded by the coding sequence ATGAGTTTCAACAGTAGTTTTCCATTAAATTCTACCCATCGAACTCCGCTTAAAAACAAGAGAGTTAGACATTTATTAGATAGAGATGAATCGCTTAACATTTCAACAATACTTAACGAATCGGCTACGTTCAAAACTCTCAACGATACAAGCTTGAGACAAGTATTAGACGAATCTTCAGTTTTGATAAATACAGGCAGTGCTGGTGATGGTTTAAATGAAGCCTTCTTTGAAATAATACAGTCTAGTCGTCCTAGTATTGTTCTGGATACACTTGCAAGGTTGGCGCAAGTTTGTTGTGATTCACTCGAACTTGTTGAGCCTTGGAATAGATACAACGCTCAAAATTATTGGCTAGCAGAAGAAGCAAATACATGGAAACTAATTCTTAGTCTGTTTGCCGATTCAATATCCGAACACCCTAAATCTTTCGACAGTGTAATAGTTGAGCCAACCTTATCTCAACAAAGTTTAGTGAATGCTTATTTTGAAACCGATTCTGAAGTGCGACTGCTGCAGGTAATAGTCGATTGGCTCGAGGCCACTGCGACATATCAAGAAGAAGCCACACAGACAGCTGCTCCAGTTATAGGTAACGACATACATTGGGGTAACACACTTCACCAGCTACTGATTGGATCTAGCTTATACAACAAGGAGAAGAATACATCTATGATCACATGTATGGATCCCGATGCACCGAGACGTCAGAATAAAACAATACACTCTGATGATAAAAAAGATGATAGTGATTTGTGCAAGAGACTGTTTACACAAGTCCGATGTGGAAAATTTCAAGAAGCAGTATCTTTATGCATCAGTGCGGGTCAAGCATGGCGTGGAGCTGTTTTACAAGGTTGGAAATTACTGCATTATCAACCAGGTGAAGTTGGTGGTACTTTAGAAGTCACGGGGAACTCTTCAAGAGATTTGTGGAAATGGTGTTCCTTAGGTATAGCTAACAACACCAGTGAGAACATATATTATAGAGCCACTATAGGAATCTTATGTGGTCACCTGTCAAGTGCCCTACCTGCTTGTCAAGGGAATTGGGAAGATTTGCTTTGGGCTCACTTAAGAGTGCAAATAGAAGCTAGAGTGGATAAGTTCTTACATGAACACCATGCCACGGCTGAAGCAAACACCACACCATCAGATGTTTTGgatttattacaaaatgaacTACAAGTCGATGAAATGTCTCTACAACAAATCTTTAACTCTGTCAAATCTTTGATGGACGGAAAAAGAGAGTCAAATTATCAAATGTGTCAACGCAATCTCATGCTTGGACAAATAAGAACTATTATGCAAGATTCACTGAGATGGCTTGACAGTGCTGAGGAAAGGTTCATAAGGTTCTTAGCTCATTTAGTTATTGTGTTAAGACAGATGGGTAAAGATCCTCAACATGATATTGGAGATCAAATTTTGGAGAAGTATGTTTCTCAGCTTATTGATGGTGTCATTGAAGGTGCCTGTGAGTGTCCAGAGCTAATGGCCTATTACACTTCTACTGTTCCTGTTGAGAGGCAGATAGCTCTGTATGCCCAATTAATGGACAGAATACATAAAAGTGAACATAGAGATAAAGTTGTTCAAGCTGGGTGTAAAGCAGGAATTGATGTCGCTGCCTCAGCTAGAGTTGCCATAAAGAAAGCGATTTCTGACATACAACAGGGATATGGAAATATTGATTTAACATTCACTCAAACAACTGCAGTAGAAAAGGATAAAACATTGATAAACAATGTAATATCATCCCTTGAATGGTTGTCTCTGATATCCAATCAAATTGAAGAAGCTCTTTGGCTAAGCAATGCCATGATCCgcacattcatttttattggcAACACAAGTGCTGCCTTACAATGTGTGAACAGTACTAGTAACCTATATAAAgattttacaaataaagttcCCAAAAATTCTTCCGAATTAAGAGAACATATATGCTTAAAGTCATACTTGGAATCAATAGAAGCATTTGCTACTTGGTACAGACATTATGCAAGTGGTCAGCCAAAAGATGTGGAACCGTTAGCTCCAGATGCATCATTCTCAGATAAGGTTCATCATGAGCAGAGATGTGCTCAAGTTGAGCAGCAAAAGGCTAGATGGAAGAATGCTGTACTCCATCAATCTCGGCACACAAAACAATTGCTCTATAATGTTCTTTTATTCCCTGGGGGTTGGCTACAAGATGAAAATGATAGCACATCTTCACACAATTTTACTCGAGAAGAAAAAGATGAAAGAACCAAGCAATTGGATACTTTAAGACGATTGTGTCTTCCAGAGGTTGcaattttaatctttaaaatattgcaGAGTAGTGATGACATAGAAAATCATAAGGAGGCCCtaaaaataagcaatttaattGCCAGCGAAAATCGTGGTCTTTATAAAGTGTTCACGAAAAGTAAACTCTTGGAAATATTGGACAGAATTAAGGAATCTTCTTTATTCTTGATAGAGAAGGGTAAAGATATACTTGGTTATGAAATGgatgaataa